The Ferrimicrobium sp. genome contains a region encoding:
- a CDS encoding TlyA family RNA methyltransferase, producing the protein MVIRQRLDIVLQRRGLVRSRAQADLLIGDGQILVNGSLATKASRLVATSDAIEVLGSTDWHPRGYDKLAGALEDCGVVTANKVCLDVGSSTGGFVKALLDTGAASVVAVDVGTAQLDAQLQRDTRVASYEQTDIRSFAWPLATAPELITVDVSFISIRHIIDALCSLSSPGTELLILIKPQFEVDRRIASKAKGVVTDLAIHAEVLRGMLVDLGEHGLVVTQLVRSRRKGSKGNQEYFAYVATPAPSSMPAVEDLIADALARN; encoded by the coding sequence GTGGTAATCCGACAACGCCTTGATATCGTCCTGCAGCGTCGGGGCCTCGTGCGTTCGCGCGCACAGGCCGACCTCCTGATCGGTGATGGGCAGATCCTCGTGAATGGCTCCTTGGCGACCAAGGCTTCACGACTTGTAGCCACCTCCGACGCCATTGAGGTCCTTGGATCGACCGACTGGCATCCTCGTGGGTACGACAAGCTCGCTGGAGCCCTGGAGGATTGTGGGGTAGTCACGGCCAACAAGGTGTGTCTTGATGTGGGTTCGTCGACTGGGGGCTTTGTGAAGGCACTACTCGACACCGGTGCGGCGTCGGTGGTGGCTGTCGATGTGGGTACTGCACAACTCGATGCACAGCTGCAGCGGGATACGAGGGTTGCGAGTTATGAACAGACGGATATTCGCAGTTTTGCTTGGCCGCTGGCGACCGCTCCTGAGCTCATCACGGTCGATGTGTCCTTCATATCCATCCGTCACATCATCGATGCGCTTTGCTCCCTGTCGAGTCCCGGTACCGAACTGCTTATCCTGATCAAACCACAGTTCGAGGTAGACCGACGGATCGCCTCTAAGGCCAAGGGTGTGGTCACTGACCTTGCGATTCACGCTGAGGTATTGCGGGGGATGCTAGTGGATCTTGGCGAGCACGGCTTGGTCGTCACCCAGTTAGTACGGTCCAGGAGAAAGGGGTCGAAGGGCAACCAGGAGTACTTCGCGTACGTAGCGACTCCCGCCCCGTCGTCGATGCCGGCGGTCGAAGACCTTATCGCTGATGCACTGGCGAGGAACTAG
- a CDS encoding ABC transporter substrate-binding protein: MGGIGEPMKKTSRRKTAAIIGTTAAAAMLLAACGSSSTSTKSTSSTTSTATKVKGGVAYFAEGPGANPNYIFPLTPSTDFSVDNLSQFQALMYRPLYFFGVGNKAELNTSLSLANTPVYSNNDKTVTITLKKYKWSDGESVTSRDVIFWMNLLKANKTDWAAYVPGDFPDNVVSYSAPNASTVVFQLNKSYSPTWFTYNELSQITPLPMAWDRTSLNQPAPSPTAANLPDTTTSGAQAVYKFLSGQAGDLSTYATSPIWSVVDGPWKLQSFTTAGKAVFVPNTDYSGPVKPSLSEFVELPFISSSSEFNVLRAGNNAITYGYLPVTDLSQKSYVESLGYKVEPWIDLGFDYWVENYNNPTYGPLFKQLYFRQALQHLVDQPAWISTFLKGYAVPSYSPVPLAPANPFADANSKSNPYPYSVSAAKNLLTSHGFKMVNGVMTCESPGSAATDCGAGVSKGLALNLNLQYASGNTATEQEMAAYASAAKQAGITINLTSATFDTVITNAAPCTSSQASCKWEMENWAGGWEYSPDNYPSGGELFGSGSGSNFGSYSSNTANTLIAATHTSSDPQAALDAYQNYMVKQLPVIYQPSPDYSISLVSSKLGGVTQNPYLNLTPENWYFTK, from the coding sequence ATGGGAGGAATTGGGGAACCAATGAAGAAAACGTCAAGGCGGAAGACCGCCGCAATCATCGGAACCACCGCTGCAGCTGCAATGCTGCTTGCGGCTTGTGGTTCGAGTTCAACGAGTACAAAGTCCACCTCGAGCACCACGTCTACCGCGACAAAGGTCAAGGGTGGAGTTGCCTACTTCGCGGAGGGTCCAGGGGCAAATCCGAACTATATCTTCCCGCTCACCCCGAGCACTGACTTCTCTGTCGATAACCTTTCACAGTTCCAGGCGCTCATGTACCGCCCGCTGTACTTCTTTGGAGTTGGGAACAAGGCCGAGCTCAACACCAGTCTGTCATTGGCCAACACTCCGGTCTATTCGAACAATGACAAAACGGTCACCATCACCCTGAAGAAGTACAAGTGGTCAGACGGTGAGTCCGTGACCTCGCGCGATGTGATCTTCTGGATGAACCTCCTAAAGGCAAACAAGACCGATTGGGCGGCCTACGTACCTGGCGACTTCCCTGATAACGTCGTATCCTACTCAGCTCCAAATGCCTCGACAGTGGTGTTTCAGCTGAATAAGTCCTATAGCCCAACGTGGTTTACCTACAACGAGCTCTCGCAGATCACTCCGTTGCCAATGGCATGGGATCGTACCTCGCTCAACCAACCGGCGCCGAGCCCGACGGCGGCCAACTTGCCCGATACCACCACAAGTGGTGCCCAGGCGGTCTACAAGTTCTTGAGCGGCCAAGCCGGTGACCTCTCCACGTATGCCACGAGCCCCATCTGGTCCGTCGTTGACGGCCCATGGAAGCTCCAGAGCTTTACCACTGCTGGCAAGGCTGTCTTTGTGCCAAACACCGACTACTCGGGTCCGGTCAAGCCGAGCCTGTCAGAGTTCGTTGAGCTGCCATTCATCTCTAGTTCATCGGAGTTCAACGTCCTTCGTGCCGGTAACAACGCCATCACCTATGGTTATCTGCCGGTCACCGACCTCTCGCAGAAGTCCTACGTTGAGTCTCTCGGCTACAAGGTGGAGCCATGGATTGATCTTGGCTTTGACTACTGGGTAGAGAACTACAACAACCCGACCTATGGACCACTCTTCAAGCAGCTCTATTTCCGCCAGGCGCTCCAGCATTTGGTTGATCAGCCTGCGTGGATTTCGACCTTCCTGAAGGGCTATGCGGTTCCGAGCTATTCGCCAGTCCCGCTCGCACCTGCCAACCCCTTCGCAGATGCGAACTCGAAGTCGAATCCATACCCCTACTCGGTCTCTGCCGCCAAGAACCTCTTGACCTCCCATGGTTTTAAGATGGTCAATGGCGTGATGACCTGTGAGAGTCCTGGCTCAGCGGCTACCGACTGTGGTGCTGGTGTCTCGAAGGGCTTGGCCCTGAACCTCAACCTGCAGTACGCCTCTGGCAACACTGCGACTGAGCAGGAGATGGCTGCCTATGCGTCTGCCGCAAAGCAGGCGGGAATCACCATCAACCTGACATCGGCGACCTTCGATACGGTGATCACCAACGCCGCTCCTTGTACTTCTTCTCAGGCCTCGTGTAAGTGGGAGATGGAGAACTGGGCCGGCGGCTGGGAGTACAGCCCGGATAACTATCCATCCGGTGGCGAGCTCTTCGGCAGTGGGTCAGGCTCGAACTTCGGCAGTTATTCCAGCAATACTGCGAACACGTTGATCGCCGCTACCCACACGTCCTCTGATCCACAGGCCGCCCTTGATGCATATCAAAACTATATGGTCAAGCAGCTTCCTGTTATCTACCAGCCATCGCCCGACTACTCCATCTCACTGGTGTCGAGCAAGCTCGGTGGCGTGACCCAGAACCCGTACCTGAATCTCACACCTGAGAACTGGTACTTTACTAAGTAA
- a CDS encoding MFS transporter, translating to MGTDEDRSSALILVLCIAATTITTLPVFLTGALAVVIRQHLGLSSTDLGLLVAAFFAAAVPSSLLIAPRVAAIGAERIMRVTGIAATAALAVIAGVGNSFAVILVALVLAGIANGAMQPAVNLYLTSRVHLTRQGFAFGVKQAAIPVSTLLAGISVPLVALTYGWRYAYLGAAIVALTVTALLPRTQGIRTQLHGRAAKTTVVLKPLIFLAVGIGLGAGAANGLGAFFISSTARIGVAVGTAGYLASLGSLASLFTRIVSGYLADRRSGNHFVVVAAMLSLGALGYLLLSFGLRPLVVFAAVLAYAAGWGWNGVFNYAVARTHPHATGHATGITQAGAFAGSVFGPLVFGIIVDHFGYAVAWRFAAGMVIVAAVAVMVGRSLLIQEIATREE from the coding sequence TTGGGTACCGATGAGGATCGTTCGAGTGCGCTCATACTGGTCCTCTGCATCGCTGCAACCACCATCACCACGCTACCTGTCTTCTTAACGGGGGCGTTAGCGGTGGTGATTCGACAGCATCTGGGGTTGAGTTCGACTGACCTGGGGTTGCTGGTAGCAGCTTTCTTTGCAGCGGCCGTTCCGAGCTCACTACTGATAGCCCCTCGAGTCGCAGCGATCGGGGCAGAGCGTATCATGCGGGTGACTGGGATCGCCGCTACGGCCGCCTTGGCAGTGATCGCTGGCGTGGGGAATTCATTCGCCGTGATCCTTGTCGCTCTCGTCCTGGCTGGTATCGCCAATGGAGCGATGCAGCCTGCGGTCAACCTCTATCTCACCAGTCGCGTGCATCTAACGAGACAAGGCTTCGCCTTTGGAGTCAAACAAGCGGCGATCCCCGTCTCAACGCTGCTCGCTGGCATCTCGGTACCCCTCGTCGCGCTCACCTATGGTTGGAGGTACGCCTACCTTGGGGCCGCGATCGTCGCCTTGACGGTGACAGCGTTACTCCCGAGAACGCAAGGGATACGCACCCAACTTCATGGAAGGGCTGCTAAGACGACCGTGGTGCTGAAGCCGTTGATCTTCTTGGCCGTCGGTATCGGACTTGGTGCAGGTGCGGCGAATGGACTGGGTGCCTTCTTCATCAGCTCGACGGCTCGAATCGGAGTGGCGGTGGGTACGGCAGGCTATCTAGCTTCTTTGGGTAGCCTGGCATCACTCTTTACCCGTATCGTATCCGGCTACTTGGCTGATCGCCGTAGTGGTAATCATTTTGTGGTAGTGGCAGCCATGCTCTCACTTGGTGCCCTCGGTTATCTTCTCCTCTCCTTTGGATTGCGGCCATTGGTGGTCTTTGCCGCCGTCCTGGCCTACGCTGCTGGATGGGGTTGGAATGGGGTCTTCAACTATGCCGTCGCACGCACACACCCCCATGCAACCGGCCATGCGACCGGCATCACGCAAGCCGGCGCCTTCGCGGGTTCAGTCTTTGGCCCGCTGGTCTTTGGCATTATCGTTGACCACTTTGGTTATGCGGTTGCTTGGCGATTCGCTGCCGGTATGGTGATCGTTGCGGCCGTCGCCGTCATGGTAGGGCGCTCTCTCCTCATCCAAGAGATTGCGACCCGCGAAGAGTGA
- a CDS encoding ABC transporter permease, with protein sequence MVGYTIRRIIQSLIVVLGVLVIMFILQTLLPDPARAIVGFHASQAQVHAFIIQNYLNKPFYFQLWHYLYQVVWQHTLGQSYKLNESVGSILNRDAPKSLLLVGVALLISIVVAVPIGIFQAVRRNKFADQGITGISFVLYAMPTFFLGELLIFGFSEYLHLLPAEAPQGSTVGQILSQPMALILPIATLALVNFAGYSRFMRSSAIESLAQDFIRTARAKGLSERVVLFKHMLRNSLIPIVTLIGLTLPAVLTAGLVTEITFNYPGIGSDYINALTSQDYPTALGITLVVAIATVVGNLLADIAYAALDPRVRY encoded by the coding sequence ATGGTTGGTTACACCATTCGCCGAATTATTCAGTCGCTCATTGTAGTGCTCGGCGTCTTAGTTATTATGTTCATCCTGCAGACACTACTTCCAGACCCTGCCCGCGCGATCGTCGGTTTCCATGCATCGCAGGCGCAGGTTCATGCCTTCATCATCCAGAACTACCTGAACAAACCCTTCTACTTTCAGCTCTGGCACTACCTCTATCAAGTGGTGTGGCAACACACCTTGGGTCAGTCCTACAAGCTCAACGAGTCCGTCGGCTCGATCCTCAACCGCGACGCACCAAAATCCCTACTCCTGGTTGGAGTCGCACTGTTGATCTCGATCGTGGTCGCGGTACCGATTGGCATCTTTCAGGCAGTTCGCCGCAACAAGTTCGCGGACCAAGGCATTACTGGTATCTCCTTTGTCCTCTATGCAATGCCAACCTTCTTTCTTGGTGAGCTACTGATTTTCGGCTTTTCCGAGTACCTCCACCTGCTCCCCGCCGAGGCGCCGCAGGGATCAACAGTTGGGCAGATCTTAAGTCAACCAATGGCCCTAATCCTTCCAATAGCCACCTTGGCGCTGGTCAACTTCGCTGGCTACTCGCGTTTCATGCGCTCCTCCGCCATTGAGTCACTTGCCCAAGACTTCATCAGGACCGCACGCGCCAAGGGCCTCTCCGAACGGGTAGTGCTCTTCAAGCACATGTTACGCAATTCACTCATCCCTATCGTGACGTTGATTGGCCTGACGCTCCCCGCCGTCTTGACTGCTGGTCTGGTGACCGAGATCACCTTCAACTATCCGGGAATCGGCTCTGATTACATCAACGCTCTCACCAGTCAGGACTACCCCACTGCCCTCGGCATCACACTGGTAGTGGCGATCGCTACCGTAGTTGGAAACCTACTCGCCGACATCGCCTACGCGGCGCTCGATCCCCGCGTACGCTACTAG
- a CDS encoding DNA repair protein RecN, whose amino-acid sequence MLDSLVVENLGVIEYAELEFEAGLVVITGETGAGKTLLTTALGLLLGARGSPELIGPYGESARIAAQLTEHEGQVLLRRELTMAGRNRVRIDREAVTLGELSERTAHEVEIFGQHLAATLTQPLAQLRILDRFGAIDDTKLRELRARSSRLEAELAEVRERGGERLRRLEFLAFELGLLRDAKLEDPEEDAKVEAEIARLASTRDRQQLLSALHDLLVGDGGLSDQLAALHGQAKELMPTIGSRLDAFLDEIDDLAHESRNALEGEIEDPITLAELEERLGVLVAMKRRFGSTLTEVLRVESELTTEYAHLEDSTQSEAAIVAELAALTPQIDEALTQLRTLRQQAARELTRQVEELLTEVALGSAQFAIHFDDPDGILPTFLFTANPGIPLMPLGKVASGGELSRLMLAIAQIAGASTPTLVFDEIDAGIGGATGLRIAQVLRSMAEDHQVLVVTHLAQIAAAASQHIVVTKSTTADRVMTSLHVVRGPQRVEEIARMLSGHASSPQALDHATDLIARFSGESHVY is encoded by the coding sequence ATGCTTGACTCCCTGGTGGTCGAGAATCTGGGGGTGATTGAGTACGCGGAACTTGAGTTCGAAGCGGGACTCGTCGTCATCACTGGCGAGACCGGAGCGGGCAAAACCTTGCTCACCACCGCACTTGGACTCTTGTTGGGGGCGCGTGGCTCTCCCGAGCTGATCGGCCCCTATGGTGAAAGCGCGCGTATTGCTGCTCAGCTGACCGAGCATGAGGGACAGGTTCTGTTGCGGCGTGAGCTGACAATGGCGGGGAGAAATCGAGTCCGTATCGATCGCGAGGCGGTGACGCTTGGGGAGTTGAGCGAGCGCACAGCACACGAAGTCGAGATCTTCGGACAACATCTCGCAGCAACCTTAACCCAACCACTGGCCCAACTTCGTATCCTTGATCGTTTTGGTGCCATCGATGACACGAAACTACGAGAGCTTCGAGCTCGCTCATCCAGACTCGAAGCCGAGCTTGCGGAGGTCCGGGAGCGTGGTGGTGAGCGTCTGCGCCGCCTCGAATTTCTTGCGTTTGAACTGGGTCTCCTACGCGATGCCAAGCTTGAGGATCCCGAGGAGGACGCCAAAGTTGAGGCAGAGATTGCGCGTCTTGCTTCAACGCGTGACCGACAGCAGCTGCTCTCGGCCCTGCATGATCTCCTCGTTGGGGATGGGGGTTTGAGCGACCAGCTTGCGGCTTTGCATGGTCAGGCCAAGGAGCTGATGCCAACGATCGGCAGCCGCCTCGATGCGTTCTTGGACGAGATCGACGACCTTGCTCACGAAAGTCGCAACGCCCTGGAGGGGGAGATAGAGGATCCGATCACGCTCGCGGAGCTTGAGGAACGTCTTGGTGTCCTCGTGGCTATGAAACGCCGCTTTGGTTCAACGCTGACGGAGGTCCTTCGAGTCGAATCGGAGCTCACGACGGAGTATGCTCACCTCGAAGATTCCACGCAGTCTGAGGCGGCAATCGTTGCCGAGCTGGCAGCTCTCACACCACAGATCGATGAGGCGCTCACGCAGCTACGGACCCTACGTCAACAGGCTGCAAGGGAGTTAACGCGCCAGGTAGAGGAGCTACTTACTGAGGTCGCGCTCGGGAGTGCCCAATTTGCGATCCACTTTGACGATCCCGATGGAATCCTTCCGACCTTTCTGTTCACCGCTAACCCTGGCATTCCCCTGATGCCACTTGGCAAAGTCGCCTCGGGTGGAGAACTCTCGCGTCTGATGCTTGCTATCGCGCAGATAGCGGGGGCATCAACGCCAACACTGGTCTTTGATGAGATTGACGCTGGCATCGGTGGTGCGACCGGTCTACGTATCGCCCAGGTACTGCGATCGATGGCTGAGGACCACCAGGTGCTGGTGGTGACCCATCTTGCCCAGATCGCGGCGGCGGCGAGCCAACATATCGTGGTCACAAAGTCGACCACCGCCGATCGAGTGATGACCTCACTCCACGTTGTACGTGGCCCACAACGGGTAGAGGAGATCGCCCGCATGCTCTCTGGTCATGCCAGTTCACCGCAGGCGCTCGACCACGCAACCGACCTGATCGCACGCTTTTCGGGAGAATCTCACGTATACTGA
- a CDS encoding enoyl-CoA hydratase-related protein, which produces MTNKPRQHVTVQPEGDFLVITMNRPSKRNALSLAHMEELTEAFEEAQASDVRGVVLAGNGPVFSAGHDFSEMAGQDYAYMHRLLEACTRLMLTIIGTPQPVVARVHGLATAAGAQLVATCDLAVASSNAGFAAPGGKGGWFCHTPMVAIGHTIGRKRATEMALTGDTIDAPTALSWGLINRVVEPDELDQATFDLLDRASRGSRYSKALGKSTLYRQLDLPVVDAYSVAIAAMAGASQTHDAQEGMTAFLEKRPPKWTDA; this is translated from the coding sequence ATGACAAACAAACCACGTCAACATGTTACCGTCCAACCTGAGGGTGATTTTCTGGTCATCACGATGAATCGACCATCAAAGCGCAACGCTCTCTCGCTTGCTCACATGGAAGAGCTCACGGAGGCTTTTGAGGAGGCACAGGCCTCCGACGTTCGCGGCGTGGTGTTGGCTGGGAATGGACCAGTCTTCTCTGCCGGTCATGACTTCTCTGAGATGGCGGGTCAAGATTATGCCTACATGCACCGGTTGTTAGAGGCCTGTACTCGGTTGATGCTCACCATTATCGGCACACCACAGCCGGTGGTGGCACGCGTCCACGGACTTGCCACGGCGGCGGGTGCGCAACTGGTGGCTACCTGTGACCTTGCGGTTGCATCGTCGAATGCAGGCTTTGCAGCACCTGGCGGCAAGGGTGGCTGGTTCTGTCACACCCCTATGGTGGCAATCGGTCACACCATTGGCCGTAAACGGGCAACCGAGATGGCCTTAACGGGTGACACAATCGATGCCCCTACCGCTCTATCGTGGGGTCTGATCAACCGTGTCGTGGAACCTGATGAGCTCGACCAGGCCACCTTTGACCTACTCGATCGTGCGAGCAGAGGCTCTCGGTACTCGAAGGCTCTTGGGAAAAGTACCCTCTATCGACAGCTGGACCTTCCTGTCGTCGATGCGTATTCAGTCGCCATCGCCGCGATGGCAGGTGCGTCCCAGACGCACGATGCGCAGGAGGGTATGACGGCTTTTCTTGAAAAGCGTCCCCCAAAATGGACCGACGCGTAG
- a CDS encoding ABC transporter permease, whose amino-acid sequence MSITEDLNPEVEREFAAPFAGTNLPSTPDGGEVSGSGSAWRLLVRSFFDNKLGILGVGLLVLLILFSFAGPIFYHSDTTVATYSINLPPGPGHPLGTDPSGRDVLGRLMTGGQDSLIIGIISALIATVIGTLWGAISGFLGGFVDTIMMRIVDVLLAVPTIFILLYLETIYHPTVLLLIITISIVSWLTAARLVRGETLSLRTREYVRAVRIMGGGRLRTITRHIIPNTIGVVVVQATFTVANSILILATLGFLGFGLAPPAADWGSMLSGGVSYIYDGYWWLIYPAGLLIVLTVLAFNFIGDALRDALEVRLQRR is encoded by the coding sequence ATGTCGATCACCGAAGATCTCAATCCCGAAGTTGAACGAGAGTTTGCCGCTCCCTTCGCTGGCACCAATCTCCCCTCGACACCCGATGGTGGGGAAGTCTCGGGCTCGGGCTCGGCGTGGCGCCTCCTGGTACGTTCGTTTTTCGACAACAAACTCGGCATACTGGGAGTAGGACTGCTCGTTCTCCTCATCCTCTTCAGTTTCGCAGGGCCTATCTTCTATCACTCCGACACAACGGTTGCGACCTACAGTATCAACCTTCCACCAGGTCCCGGTCACCCACTTGGCACCGATCCGAGCGGACGCGACGTCCTTGGGCGATTGATGACGGGTGGTCAAGATAGCCTGATTATCGGTATTATCTCGGCCCTTATTGCAACGGTCATCGGGACCCTGTGGGGAGCCATCTCGGGTTTCCTCGGTGGCTTTGTCGACACGATCATGATGCGCATCGTTGATGTCCTCCTCGCCGTACCAACGATCTTCATCCTCCTCTACCTCGAGACGATCTATCACCCGACGGTTTTGCTGTTGATCATCACCATCTCGATCGTCTCGTGGCTTACCGCAGCACGGTTGGTGCGCGGTGAGACGCTAAGCCTTCGCACACGTGAGTACGTACGTGCCGTGCGGATCATGGGTGGGGGCCGCCTCCGCACGATCACCCGCCATATCATCCCGAACACCATCGGTGTCGTCGTCGTGCAGGCTACCTTCACCGTGGCAAACTCGATTCTTATCTTGGCGACCCTCGGGTTTCTCGGCTTTGGTCTCGCACCGCCAGCAGCTGACTGGGGTTCGATGCTCTCCGGTGGTGTCAGTTACATCTATGACGGCTACTGGTGGCTCATCTATCCTGCCGGCCTTTTGATCGTCCTCACCGTCCTCGCCTTCAACTTCATTGGTGACGCA
- a CDS encoding phosphatase PAP2 family protein, whose translation MIASTPNSHDPYRAFVNTDQHVIDTFARLHGRWPRLDRMATYLAANAPEIYALGFIAAWYGLKPANIETRTMIIRSVLTGAASVMGTRLIAQLAPRTRPFASPNPAISSLVDHRPSHSFPSTHSAGSVGFVAGLGAHPTALACLFRPLTLGVLGSRIYSGLHWPSDVAAGALVGAGCAAALRAPTHRRWQRWLTQEIANLTPWLG comes from the coding sequence GTGATCGCATCCACTCCCAACTCGCACGACCCCTATCGGGCCTTCGTCAACACCGATCAACATGTTATCGACACCTTCGCGCGGCTCCATGGAAGGTGGCCACGTCTCGATCGGATGGCTACGTATTTAGCGGCCAATGCTCCCGAGATCTACGCCCTTGGCTTCATCGCCGCCTGGTATGGGCTCAAACCTGCCAATATCGAGACGCGAACGATGATCATCCGCTCGGTCCTCACCGGTGCCGCGAGCGTCATGGGTACGCGCCTCATCGCACAACTAGCCCCAAGAACTCGTCCCTTTGCATCGCCCAACCCGGCGATCTCAAGCCTGGTTGACCATCGTCCCTCTCACTCGTTCCCTTCGACTCACTCAGCAGGATCGGTAGGTTTTGTCGCGGGGCTCGGAGCTCATCCAACTGCATTAGCATGCCTGTTTCGCCCACTCACGCTTGGTGTGCTGGGCTCACGAATCTACTCCGGGCTCCACTGGCCGAGCGATGTCGCTGCTGGTGCACTTGTGGGCGCTGGTTGCGCAGCAGCGCTGCGGGCCCCGACCCATCGACGCTGGCAGCGGTGGCTCACCCAAGAGATCGCCAATCTCACACCATGGCTCGGCTGA
- a CDS encoding NAD(+)/NADH kinase, translating to MMTLGFVLHPAHAQSSSLFLEAKSYLATHGCESIQLLATDTAHLEVDRTEPEPWTTSEPRVDAVVSIGGDGTMLRAMACAHRQGVPALGINLGQLGYLTEVEPSEMIDALASIISGEFTVEERLALCAEFKVDEQLRQVISFNEVVVEREVSGHVIRGDVLLGGKLFLRYEADGLIIATPTGSTAYNLSARGPIIAPSLRAIILTPLSPHMLFDRSLVLDSDQRIDFHLARGPNASVMVDGQVVHSLAPLGAVSIYAHPAPVQLIRVVDVPFYDIVKRKFRLNHSESISDA from the coding sequence ATGATGACTCTGGGATTTGTGCTCCACCCCGCCCATGCTCAAAGTAGCAGCCTTTTTCTTGAGGCCAAGAGCTATCTAGCGACCCATGGTTGCGAGAGCATCCAACTCTTGGCGACCGATACTGCACACCTCGAGGTCGACCGAACGGAGCCAGAGCCGTGGACAACATCCGAACCGCGTGTTGATGCGGTGGTCAGCATCGGTGGGGATGGCACCATGTTGCGTGCCATGGCCTGTGCACATCGGCAAGGTGTGCCCGCGCTCGGAATCAACCTTGGCCAGCTCGGCTACCTTACCGAGGTTGAGCCGAGCGAGATGATTGACGCGTTGGCGTCGATCATCTCGGGAGAGTTCACGGTCGAGGAACGCCTAGCACTCTGTGCTGAATTTAAAGTTGATGAGCAGCTTCGTCAAGTCATCTCCTTCAACGAGGTGGTCGTTGAGCGGGAGGTCTCCGGTCACGTCATCCGCGGGGATGTCCTTCTTGGCGGCAAACTGTTCTTACGCTACGAGGCGGATGGTCTCATCATTGCGACGCCCACTGGTTCGACCGCCTATAACTTATCCGCCCGAGGACCCATCATCGCACCGAGCCTGCGCGCCATCATTCTTACACCGCTCTCGCCCCACATGCTCTTTGATCGTTCGCTCGTACTCGATAGTGATCAGCGTATTGATTTCCATCTCGCGCGAGGCCCCAATGCATCGGTGATGGTCGATGGCCAGGTCGTACACTCGCTTGCGCCGCTCGGTGCTGTTTCGATCTATGCCCATCCTGCGCCGGTACAACTCATTCGCGTCGTTGATGTACCCTTCTACGACATTGTGAAGCGGAAGTTTCGATTAAATCACTCCGAAAGTATCTCAGATGCTTGA